CAGTCAGCGGGCATGTGAAAAAACCTGGGATTTATGAAGTGGAAATGGGAACTCCTATGAAGGAACTCATCTACGACATCTGCGGTGGGATCAAAAACGACAAATCCTTAAAAGCAGTAATCCCTGGTGGAAGTTCCTCACCGATTTTAACGGCAGAAGAAGCGATGACGGCAACAATGGACTATGAATCCATTGCTTCCCTCAAATCCATGTTAGGTTCTGGGGCTGTGATCATTTTATCGGAAGAAACAGATCTCGTGGAAACCACATACCGATTGGCAGAATTTTATTCTCATGAATCTTGTGGGCAGTGTACACCATGTCGGGAAGGTACACACTGGGTCAAAGACCTTCTGCATAAAATCAAAGTGGGAGAGGGGACAGAAAAAGATGTAGAACTCATCTTTTCACTTTCTCGAAATATGGAAGGTGGGACCACCATTTGTCCGTTAGCGGATGCTTGTGTGATGGCAGTTCGGCCTACAATGACGAAATTTAAGGAAGAGTTTTCTCTTCGATTGAAAAAGGAAGTGAGTGTTTCTCACTAAAGGTCACCAAATACGATGGACTGGGCTTTAATACTTGCTTGGGGGATTAAAATCCTCTCTTTGTTTTTTGTAATCTTAACTGGTGTGGCGTATTATACGCTCGCTGAACGTAAGTTTGCTGGATTTATCCAGGACAGACCAGGACCTAATCGTGCGGGTCCTTTTGGAATTTTCCAACCATTGGCGGATGGGATTAAGTTCATCGCCAAAGAAGAAATATTCCCAAAAAATGTATCAAAGGGAATGTATCTCCTTGCTCCCACAATCTCTATGACTTGTGCGATTATGGCTTGGGCTGTGATTCCCTTTGGTGGGACTCTTCCTGCACCAGAGTGGTTAACCACGCTTACGGGTGTTACAACCATCGACTTACAAATTGCAAACCCTGACTCTGGGGTTTTGTATCTGCTTGCGATTTCCTCTTTGTCTGTATATGGAATTATGATTGCAGGTTGGTCCAGTAACAACAAATATTCGTTACTTGGTGGTGTTCGGTCGACTGCTCAGATGATCAGTTACGAACTTCCCATGGGACTATCCATTGTTTCCATTGTGATCATGACAGGCTCACTCAAACTCACAGACATCAGTGACTCTCAAAAAGACATGTGGAATATCCTCTCCCCTCCAGGATTAGTTGCCTTTTTTATCTATGTGACAGCCATGTTTGCGGAAACAAACCGATTGCCTTTTGATCTAGCAGAAGCCGAGTCAGAACTTGTGGTGGGTTTTCATACGGAGTATGGTGCTTTTAAGTTTGCTTTATTCTTTTTGGCAGAATACATGAATATGATCACCATGTCATGCCTTACCACCTTACTTTTCTTTGGTGGTTATAATGTTCCGTTCCAATTGGGTGCGGGTTCACCATACCAAGCCTTCATTGGACTTGGGTTTTTTGTTTTAAAAGTCTTGTTTTTTGCCTTTTTGTTCATTTGGGTACGTTGGACACTTCCCAGGTTTCGTTATGACCAACTCATGAAACTCGGTTGGAAAAAGATGATCCCTTGGGGGCTCTTTGTTGTCATGTTTGCTTCCATCTACACGGTGTATTGGAAAGAAGGATGGATGAAATTATTTATATGAACCTAGAAACTTCACCATCTCTTTTGCTTTTTGTGTTTTTTGGAACAGTGACTGTGATCACGGCGTTAAGTGTGATTTTCCAAAAAAATCCAGTGGTTTCGGCTGTATCTCTCGTCTTTACCTTTTTTTCCCTCGCAGGGATTTATGGGATTATGGGAGCCTTATTTATTGCCACCATGCAGGTGTTAGTATATGCGGGTGCCATTATGGTGCTTGTTGTGTTTGTTCTGATGTTACTTTCCCAAAGGGCAGAAACACTCTCTCGTTACCGCAAACACCCAGTTCGTTTGGTTTTATTAACCGTATTTGTGATCGGATTTTTTTTCCTACTATATTCTGCACTCACTACCGGTGTCCCTCATTCGGAACAAATGGGAAAAGGTTATGAGAATGCGGAGTATTCCTTCCCCATCCAAGGAACAGCCACTGTGAATGCCAAGGGGAATGTTGCCACTGTTGGTGCATCCACCTATTTGGATTACCTTTTGCCTTTTGAAATGATTTCTATCTTACTTCTTGTGGCAGTGCTTGGGGCAGTGATCCTTGCCAAAAAGAAACTCACAGAAGTAAACCAAACAAAGGATACGGTTTTATGAATCCACTCATCAACGGAATTCCCATACACTATCTCCTTGGCCTTGCGGGAATCCTTTTTTCCATTGGGGTTCTCGGTGTTCTCATCAGACGTAACATTGTGATCATCTTTATGTCAGTGGAACTCATTCTAAATTCTGTGAATTTGGTGTTTGTTACCTTTTCGAAAGCTTTATCTCATATCAATGGGGAAACCATTGTTTTCTTTGTGATGGCAATCGCTGCAGCGGAAGCAGCTGTGGGCCTTGCTCTTGTCATTGCTATCTTCCGTCATAAAAAATCCACGAACGTGGATGAACTCCAATCGATGAGATGGTAATCCTATGTTAGATTTATTTCCAATCGTTGTTCTACTCCCTCTCCTTGGTTTTTTGCATAATGGACTCCTAAAAGATCGGATCCCACACAGGTTTGCAGGTGCCATTGGAACCCTCGCGGTTTTTATCCCTTTCCTTATCACCTTAGGTGCGTTTAACGAATTTAACCCGATGGAAAGAACCGCACCACATCTTGTGCCAGTGTTCGATTGGATTGTGATTGGAGATTTCAAAACCTCTTTTGGTTACCAAATCGACCAACTTTCTTTGTATATGACTCTCATCATTACAGGCATTGGATCCCTCATCCATTTGTATTCGATGGGATATATGAAAGGGAATAAAGGATACAACCGGTTTTTTTCTTACCTCAATTTATTTATCTTTTGTATGTTGAACCTTGTCCTCAGTGACAATTTGGTTTTGACCTTCCTTGGTTGGGAAGGTGTTGGTCTTGCTTCCTACTTACTCATCGGTTTCGATTATGACAAATCCTCGGCAGCAGAAGCAGGGATGAAGGCATTTATCTTAAACCGAATTGGGGATGTTGGTTTTATCTTAGGGACAGGGTTTCTTTATTGGTTAGGTGGGAGTTTACAATACCTTACCTTACAAACCAATTTGAGTGAACTATCCGAGTTTGCAAATTACGCAAATCTCATTGCCCTTTTCTTTTTCATTGCAGCAATGGGAAAATCCGCACAGATCCCACTGTATGTTTGGTTACCAGATGCGATGGCGGGTCCAACACCTGTATCGGCACTCATCCATGCGGCCACAATGGTAACTGCAGGAGTGTTTCTCATCGTACGACTCAACTTTGTATTTTTCCTCGCTCCTGATACTTCCTTTTTCATTGCTTGTATTGGAGCACTCACTGCTTTATTTGCGGCAACAATTGGGCTTTTGCAAAACGATATCAAAAAAATCCTTGCTTACTCAACCGTATCCCAACTTGGTTTTATGTTCCTTGCCATGGGTAGCATGAGTTATGTGGCGGGACTTTTCCATTTAATGACACATGCATTTTTCAAGGCATTGTTATTCCTTGGTGCAGGTTCTGTCATCCATGCCCTCCACCATGAACAAAACATCAAACATATGGGGAAACTTTTTGGAAAAATCAAAATCACATCCTTAACCTTCTTACTCGGAACGTTAGCAATTGCAGGTTTTTTCCCGTTTTCTGGATTTTTCTCAAAAGATTTGATTTTAGAAAAAACTTACACCTACGGTGCGTTTGGTTCTGTTCTTTGGACAGTGGGTGTAGTGGCTGCCTTTTTCACTTCGTTTTATATGTTCCGTCTTGTGTTTGTTGTTTTCTTTGGAAAGGACAATACAGACTCGCATCACAAAGTACATGAGTCTCCTTGGACCATGACATTCCCTCTCGTGGTATTAGCAGTGGGAGCAGTAGGAAGTGGGTTTTTTCTCACTCCTCATTTCTTTTTGCACATCGATACACTAGAACGATACTTTGCTCCTATTTTGGAACGAGGAACGATACTTGCAAACCAAACGGGAACGTATACCAAACATACAGAACTCAATCATGGAGTTGAGATCTCCCTTGCGGCATTTTCTGTTGGAATCGCAAGTTTAGGCCTTATTTTAGCATATCTCATTTACCAAAGGAAACAAAGTCCGATCCTCGAGGAACATACTGGTTTTCGTAAGATCCTCTTTCATAAATACTACATCGATGAAATCTATGATGTGCTTTTTGTGAAACCTTATGTTTTCCTTTCAAAAGGAATCGCTTATACCTTTGATATCAAAATCCTAGATCGTTTTTTTCTTGGGATTGGTGGGAGTTTTGGAGTGATCGCCAATGGATTACGTAGGCTCCAATCTGGATTCATCGGTGATTATGCATTGTATGTGGTTCTTGGTACGTTTTGTATCTTAGTGTATATATTAACAAGGGGGGTGTAAGGTGCCGGAACAAATTTTATCCATCATTATCTTTTTACCAATAGTTTCCTCTTTTCTCATCGTAGTGCAAAAACGTGTGGGAGCAGTGGTTGTCATCTCTGCTTTATCCTCTGCATTTACGACGATCCTTTCAGTGGGCCTTTTTTTCTTTTATGATACTTCTAAGTCTGGGTTACAGTTTGTACATTGGATTCCAGATTGGATCCTTTCAGGCAAACTCAGTGTGGATTACCATGTGGGTCTTGATGGTGTGTCTCTTCTTTTATTTGCTCTCACAGCCTTTATGTTCTTTTTATCGAGCATTGCTTCTTGGTCAAATATTCCCAAAAAAATCAAAGAATTCCATATCTGTTTACTTGTATTGGAAACAGCTGTGCTTGGGGTATTTGCTTCTGGGAACTTAGTTTTGTTTTATGTATTTTGGGAGCTAATGGTGCTTCCGATGGTGCTTATGATTGGAATTTGGGGTGGGGAAGAACGTACAAAAGCCGCACTCAAATACTTTCTATTTTCCATGGCCGGATCCTTATTTATGTTAGGTGGGATTCTCACTCTGTATTTCAAAACAGGAAAAACATCCATTGAATCTCTTTCCACAGCAAGTTTGGCTATGTATTCCGAACCACTCCAATGGTTTTTGTTTCTTAGTTTTTTTCTAGCTTTTGCGATCAAAATCCCTCTTTTCCCATTCCATACTTGGATGCCAGATGTGCATACGCAAGCACCTACCGTTGGTTCGGTGGACCTTGCAGGTGTATTGCTTAAGATTGGGGCTTATGGTTTCATTCGGTTTTGTATTCCATTTTTTCCAGAACAAAGTCTTTTTTCCCAAACAGGGGTACAAAGCTTAGCTGTGATTGGGATTGTTTATGGATCGATGGCAGCCCTTGTCCAAACCGACATCAAACGAATCATTGCTTATAGTTCCTTATCTCACTTGGGGTTTTGTATTTTAGGGATCTTTTCTTTTACGACAGAAGGTGTGGTTGGTGGGATGTTACAAATGGTATCCCATGGAGTATCCACGGGGATGATCTTTCTTATGATTGGTATGATTTATGAAAGAGCCCATACAAGGAACATTTCTGAGTTTGGTGGTCTTGCGGGTCAAATGCCAGTGTTTTCTACTTTTTTTCTCATCGCAGTTCTCTCTTCCATTGGCCTACCCGGAACAAACGGGTTTGTAGGAGAATTTCTCATCCTAATGGGTGCGATCAAATCCAATGTATGGCTCGGTGGGATTGCGGCCACGGGTGTTGTGCTTGGTGCCTTATACCTGTTATGGTTTGTGAAACGATTCCTTTTTGGAGTGAGTAAAACCATACAAGCCAAACCTTATAAAGACCTTAGCTTTCGAGAAATTGGAATTTTAACACCGCTCCTGGTGTTTATTTTTTGGATAGGAATTTATCCAAAACCATTTTTAGAAATTTTACAGACCTCTTCGAATGTCTTTTTAAATGTTTCTTCTGTGGAGTCGGTTACCGAACGAAAATCGATCCAAAAAGATTTTTTAGACCCAGGTGTTGAACGGTTGTATCCTGATTACTTAAGTTTAGGAAAAGAACCAAAATCCTATGAAGAAAGGTTAGGGGTGTTTAAATCCCCATTTGCCTTACCTAGTTTTGTTTCCATACAGAAACCAATTCCACATCCAAACGACAATTTGGAAAATTTAGAAAACTCCATTGAGTCCGATTTTGATTTGGAACATACCCCAAGCGAGAAAAAAGGAAACTAACATGTCGTATACTCCTTCTTCCAATGATTTAATCGCAATTTCTCCCATGCTCATCCTCTGTGGGGTTGCTTTACTTTCCCTCGTTGTCCAGTTTTTGATTCCCAAAGAAGAAGAGGCGAAACCTCTTTGGGTACTTTCTGTTTTTGGAATCCTAACGGCAATGTATGCGCTCTATCACATTACAAACTCGCCTGGATACGGCAAATTTTTTGGATCCCAAATTTCAGTAAGCCCTCTGACAGTCTGGCTCAGTGCGATTTATTTAATTGCAGGGCTCATCACTTTACTCATTGCTCCTCCATTTTTGTCGGAACACAAAACCCTTTTTCCAGAGTTTTTTCCCTTACTTCTGTTTTGTTTATCTGGGATGATGTTTCTCACTTCGGGTTATGATCTGATCGTCATCTTTGTTGGTTTGGAAATACTTTCGCTTTCTTTGTATGTGATGATCGGTATGGCAAGGACATCTGTTTCTGCTTTGGAAAGTGCGATGAAGTATTTTTTACTTGGAACGTTTAGTTCAGGTTTTATGTTACTTGGGATTGCCTTTTTATATGGTGGTTCAGGGACAACAAACCTTGATGGTGCACTTCGTGGATTATTTTTAAAAGGCTACGAATCAAACTTTTCCAAACTTGGACTTGGACTTTTTCTTGTGGGTGTTTCTTTCAAAGCAGCACTCGTCCCTTTTCACTCGTGGACACCAGATGTTTATGAAGGTGCACAAACACCTATCACAGGTTTCATGGCAAGTGCAGGAAAGGCATCGGCCCTTGGTCTTGTTATTGTAATCTTCAATCATGTTCCTATAGGCGAAATTGGAAGTGCTTGGAAAGTCCTAATGGGAACAATTGCATTAATCTCCATGACTTGGGGGAATATCGTTGCCCTCAAACAAGAAAATTTAAAACGAATGTTAGCTTATTCTTCGATCTCTCATGCCGGATACATTGTAGCCGGGATTAGTTGCGGCGCAGGGCTTGAAGCTTTGTATTATCTTTTTTCCTATTCTTTACTCAACCTTGCTGCCTTTGCCATCATTTCCTATTTGGAACAAGGGAAACATGAAGTGACGGTGAATGGAATCTCTCATTTAAGCGGTGAACATCCGTTAACGGCACTAGCACTCAGTGTGATCTTTTTGTCCTTTGCTGGATTTCCTCCTCTTATAGGTTTTTGGACGAAACTTTTCCTCTTACAAAAAATCGCAGAGTCCGACCTCCTATTCAACCGGATCTTACTTTTTGGTGCAGTCGCAAACTCTTGTGTCGCCTTTTACTATTATATGAAAATTACGATCCAATCCTATATGAAACAGGAAACAGGCAATGTCGCTGGTGTACGTGACTTGCCGAATATGCCAACTCTTGGATTTTTAGTGTTTTTGCTCTGTGTGTTTTTCACGGCAGGATGGATTTTCTTCCAACCAGGTGCCTTGCTTTAAATCTGCTATAACGGAATTACATCCAGGATAGCGAAAAACTAGTTGATTCCCAGGAGAGTGGGAAAAGGGTAGTGGATAAGGTGGTAAATTCGAATGGCAACGATTGTAAAAAAACAAGAAACGATCCAGGACAAAGACCAAGTGAAGGCTTTTCTCACCAAAAAAGGTCTCGTGTATGAGTCTTACAAAACTCCTGAATCCTTGGATCTCATCCTTAGCCAAAAAGGTTTATCCGATGCGGAAAAAGAAGAAGTACTTTCTGGTTTGGAATACCGTTTTGACCAATTGAAAAAAGAACATGGCTACAAAGCAAACGACCTCGTGGTTTTACATGATGAGGTACCTGGCATAAGCGAAATGTTAGCGAAGTTTGACAAACTCCACATCCACACGGATGAGGAAGTTCGTTATATCATTGATGGAAGCGGAATTTTTGGTTTCATCATCGATGGAGAACGTTTTGAAGTGCATGTAGGAAAAGGTGATTTTATCTCCATCCCTGCCAATACCAATCATTGGTTTACTTTGGACAAAAATTTACGAATCAAAGCTGTGCGTTACTTCAAAGACAATTCTGGATGGACTCCTGTGTATGTTGACGAGTCAAAAGTCCTCGTAAACGCCTAATCACACTAATTTGAAATTGAACTTCTAACGAAGTTGGTCACAATACTTTTATG
The sequence above is a segment of the Leptospira sp. WS39.C2 genome. Coding sequences within it:
- the nuoH gene encoding NADH-quinone oxidoreductase subunit NuoH — translated: MDWALILAWGIKILSLFFVILTGVAYYTLAERKFAGFIQDRPGPNRAGPFGIFQPLADGIKFIAKEEIFPKNVSKGMYLLAPTISMTCAIMAWAVIPFGGTLPAPEWLTTLTGVTTIDLQIANPDSGVLYLLAISSLSVYGIMIAGWSSNNKYSLLGGVRSTAQMISYELPMGLSIVSIVIMTGSLKLTDISDSQKDMWNILSPPGLVAFFIYVTAMFAETNRLPFDLAEAESELVVGFHTEYGAFKFALFFLAEYMNMITMSCLTTLLFFGGYNVPFQLGAGSPYQAFIGLGFFVLKVLFFAFLFIWVRWTLPRFRYDQLMKLGWKKMIPWGLFVVMFASIYTVYWKEGWMKLFI
- a CDS encoding NADH-quinone oxidoreductase subunit J; this translates as MDEIIYMNLETSPSLLLFVFFGTVTVITALSVIFQKNPVVSAVSLVFTFFSLAGIYGIMGALFIATMQVLVYAGAIMVLVVFVLMLLSQRAETLSRYRKHPVRLVLLTVFVIGFFFLLYSALTTGVPHSEQMGKGYENAEYSFPIQGTATVNAKGNVATVGASTYLDYLLPFEMISILLLVAVLGAVILAKKKLTEVNQTKDTVL
- the nuoK gene encoding NADH-quinone oxidoreductase subunit NuoK, whose protein sequence is MNPLINGIPIHYLLGLAGILFSIGVLGVLIRRNIVIIFMSVELILNSVNLVFVTFSKALSHINGETIVFFVMAIAAAEAAVGLALVIAIFRHKKSTNVDELQSMRW
- the nuoL gene encoding NADH-quinone oxidoreductase subunit L translates to MLDLFPIVVLLPLLGFLHNGLLKDRIPHRFAGAIGTLAVFIPFLITLGAFNEFNPMERTAPHLVPVFDWIVIGDFKTSFGYQIDQLSLYMTLIITGIGSLIHLYSMGYMKGNKGYNRFFSYLNLFIFCMLNLVLSDNLVLTFLGWEGVGLASYLLIGFDYDKSSAAEAGMKAFILNRIGDVGFILGTGFLYWLGGSLQYLTLQTNLSELSEFANYANLIALFFFIAAMGKSAQIPLYVWLPDAMAGPTPVSALIHAATMVTAGVFLIVRLNFVFFLAPDTSFFIACIGALTALFAATIGLLQNDIKKILAYSTVSQLGFMFLAMGSMSYVAGLFHLMTHAFFKALLFLGAGSVIHALHHEQNIKHMGKLFGKIKITSLTFLLGTLAIAGFFPFSGFFSKDLILEKTYTYGAFGSVLWTVGVVAAFFTSFYMFRLVFVVFFGKDNTDSHHKVHESPWTMTFPLVVLAVGAVGSGFFLTPHFFLHIDTLERYFAPILERGTILANQTGTYTKHTELNHGVEISLAAFSVGIASLGLILAYLIYQRKQSPILEEHTGFRKILFHKYYIDEIYDVLFVKPYVFLSKGIAYTFDIKILDRFFLGIGGSFGVIANGLRRLQSGFIGDYALYVVLGTFCILVYILTRGV
- a CDS encoding NuoM family protein, translated to MPEQILSIIIFLPIVSSFLIVVQKRVGAVVVISALSSAFTTILSVGLFFFYDTSKSGLQFVHWIPDWILSGKLSVDYHVGLDGVSLLLFALTAFMFFLSSIASWSNIPKKIKEFHICLLVLETAVLGVFASGNLVLFYVFWELMVLPMVLMIGIWGGEERTKAALKYFLFSMAGSLFMLGGILTLYFKTGKTSIESLSTASLAMYSEPLQWFLFLSFFLAFAIKIPLFPFHTWMPDVHTQAPTVGSVDLAGVLLKIGAYGFIRFCIPFFPEQSLFSQTGVQSLAVIGIVYGSMAALVQTDIKRIIAYSSLSHLGFCILGIFSFTTEGVVGGMLQMVSHGVSTGMIFLMIGMIYERAHTRNISEFGGLAGQMPVFSTFFLIAVLSSIGLPGTNGFVGEFLILMGAIKSNVWLGGIAATGVVLGALYLLWFVKRFLFGVSKTIQAKPYKDLSFREIGILTPLLVFIFWIGIYPKPFLEILQTSSNVFLNVSSVESVTERKSIQKDFLDPGVERLYPDYLSLGKEPKSYEERLGVFKSPFALPSFVSIQKPIPHPNDNLENLENSIESDFDLEHTPSEKKGN
- a CDS encoding NADH-quinone oxidoreductase subunit N, whose protein sequence is MSYTPSSNDLIAISPMLILCGVALLSLVVQFLIPKEEEAKPLWVLSVFGILTAMYALYHITNSPGYGKFFGSQISVSPLTVWLSAIYLIAGLITLLIAPPFLSEHKTLFPEFFPLLLFCLSGMMFLTSGYDLIVIFVGLEILSLSLYVMIGMARTSVSALESAMKYFLLGTFSSGFMLLGIAFLYGGSGTTNLDGALRGLFLKGYESNFSKLGLGLFLVGVSFKAALVPFHSWTPDVYEGAQTPITGFMASAGKASALGLVIVIFNHVPIGEIGSAWKVLMGTIALISMTWGNIVALKQENLKRMLAYSSISHAGYIVAGISCGAGLEALYYLFSYSLLNLAAFAIISYLEQGKHEVTVNGISHLSGEHPLTALALSVIFLSFAGFPPLIGFWTKLFLLQKIAESDLLFNRILLFGAVANSCVAFYYYMKITIQSYMKQETGNVAGVRDLPNMPTLGFLVFLLCVFFTAGWIFFQPGALL
- a CDS encoding cupin domain-containing protein, which gives rise to MATIVKKQETIQDKDQVKAFLTKKGLVYESYKTPESLDLILSQKGLSDAEKEEVLSGLEYRFDQLKKEHGYKANDLVVLHDEVPGISEMLAKFDKLHIHTDEEVRYIIDGSGIFGFIIDGERFEVHVGKGDFISIPANTNHWFTLDKNLRIKAVRYFKDNSGWTPVYVDESKVLVNA